A window of Ketobacter sp. MCCC 1A13808 contains these coding sequences:
- a CDS encoding O-antigen ligase family protein yields the protein MCFVALILSYRASEKFLVSFFVLLIPFQIVDTRYATLNVVLAFLFSFFLYLRKSLTSIPLLPALAAILFCYFLSLTQVHPVQNLDHIYYLIALVSSFLSMALVYNFVLKLKSYEYFFNLVHVLNVLVLLYNVLQMWAGDQYSINLGGGISFSIVPARTGDDLRLAGPFGSTMPGLIAEYLVISILLICYDLICSQNKKKKPYLILLTLANLGCLIATGNRGGLIGLILFFAVFLMSMSNVLGVVRVIKLLASSLVLFVVAAVIVVNYTSYNRLFDRLEGTEIEGGVPDTRSKTWPAAIKLFEEKPLLGHGPRLNLFMEKEMDIPDHTVMDPPPHNLYLFILCTVGLVGLSAYVIFFLAMLSRVGSAIKGETGDVYLDNFPKLATLLILYFLFDQIKIEYLRYTATDYWQYAYMLFGFLLALSDKKKLMLGNRQNSIDSRFGSAALA from the coding sequence TTGTGTTTTGTCGCCTTGATTTTGAGTTACCGCGCCTCAGAAAAATTCCTCGTTAGCTTTTTTGTACTATTAATTCCGTTTCAGATCGTAGATACACGGTACGCAACGCTCAATGTTGTATTGGCATTTTTGTTTTCCTTCTTTCTTTACCTAAGAAAATCACTTACCTCGATACCGCTATTACCTGCGCTGGCTGCAATATTGTTTTGTTACTTTTTAAGCCTGACTCAGGTGCATCCAGTGCAGAATCTCGATCATATTTACTATTTGATAGCATTAGTATCGAGTTTCTTGAGTATGGCCCTTGTTTACAATTTCGTACTGAAACTCAAGTCATACGAGTATTTTTTTAATTTGGTGCACGTTTTAAACGTTCTGGTGTTACTTTACAATGTTTTGCAAATGTGGGCGGGAGATCAGTATTCAATCAACCTGGGGGGCGGGATCTCCTTTTCTATTGTGCCTGCTCGGACTGGTGATGACTTACGATTGGCTGGGCCGTTTGGGTCGACTATGCCTGGCTTAATTGCAGAGTACCTCGTGATCTCGATCTTACTGATTTGTTATGACCTTATCTGTTCTCAAAACAAGAAAAAGAAACCCTATCTAATTCTATTAACCTTGGCCAACCTGGGTTGTTTGATCGCCACGGGGAATAGGGGAGGGCTCATTGGTTTAATATTGTTTTTTGCAGTGTTCCTGATGTCTATGAGCAATGTGCTCGGCGTGGTTCGGGTGATAAAATTGCTCGCTTCCAGCTTGGTTCTATTTGTGGTTGCGGCCGTAATAGTCGTTAACTATACCAGCTACAATCGTTTGTTCGATCGACTTGAAGGAACAGAGATTGAGGGTGGTGTCCCGGATACGCGCTCCAAAACCTGGCCTGCAGCGATAAAACTCTTTGAAGAGAAACCGTTGCTGGGACACGGGCCAAGACTGAATTTGTTCATGGAAAAAGAAATGGATATACCTGATCATACTGTGATGGATCCACCACCGCACAATTTGTATTTGTTCATACTTTGTACAGTGGGGTTGGTTGGGCTTAGCGCATATGTGATTTTTTTCCTGGCTATGCTAAGCAGGGTTGGGTCGGCAATAAAAGGGGAAACCGGGGATGTTTACCTGGACAATTTCCCCAAGCTTGCGACGCTATTAATTTTGTATTTTCTGTTCGATCAGATAAAAATTGAGTATCTTCGATATACAGCAACAGACTATTGGCAATATGCCTATATGCTGTTCGGCTTTCTTCTCGCACTCTCAGATAAGAAAAAACTCATGTTGGGGAATCGTCAGAATTCTATTGATAGTAGGTTCGGCTCTGCTGCATTGGCTTAA
- a CDS encoding MGMT family protein — protein sequence MNYPTDRKESKNILLQVIASIPKGKVSTYGGVAALAGMPRHARYVGTVLKNLPAGSKIPWHRVVNSKGESSFPPGSDHWQQQQQRLQDEGIVMSGRKIDLKQYLWTP from the coding sequence ATGAACTACCCCACAGATCGAAAAGAAAGCAAAAACATCCTATTACAGGTGATAGCCTCCATTCCGAAGGGCAAGGTTTCCACCTATGGTGGTGTTGCCGCTTTAGCCGGTATGCCCCGCCACGCCCGCTACGTCGGTACCGTCTTAAAGAATCTACCCGCCGGTAGCAAGATTCCCTGGCACCGGGTCGTTAACAGTAAAGGCGAATCTTCATTTCCGCCAGGAAGTGACCACTGGCAGCAGCAGCAACAACGACTGCAAGATGAAGGCATCGTCATGAGCGGTCGTAAAATTGATCTCAAACAGTATCTATGGACACCTTAG
- a CDS encoding AmpG family muropeptide MFS transporter encodes MKRDARLSWFEALKAYGQPKVVSMLFFGFSAGLPFLLVFSTLSAWLRDENVDRSTIGFFSWVGIMFSIKVFWSPVVDRRSIPWLSKKLGQRRSWMLLAQMGIMLALAAMAMTDVTKELTLLAQLAVCVAFLSATQDICIDAYRIESAGNEMQANMAATYIFGYRIAMLVAGAGTFYLADWVDWRFAYLVMAALMSVGVICTLLVSEPLVNIDRGTMELENEVMQVAKRVPAIPYLLPRYRVEWFLGAVVTPFVEFFRRNGAYALVILLFISVFRISDITMGVMANPFYLDIGYSKSEIASVAKFFGFFMTIAGSILGGVLVAHFGLFRPLILGAVLVALTNLLFSWMAGQPKDLAFLATVISADNLSGGISNVVFIAYLSSLTNRHYTATQYALFSSLMTLPGKFIGGFSGVMVDAHGYEWFFVYAALLGTPAVMLAIYLMYREKIGMAKVSIDTV; translated from the coding sequence ATGAAGCGCGATGCCAGATTAAGCTGGTTTGAAGCACTCAAGGCTTACGGTCAGCCTAAAGTCGTTTCTATGTTGTTTTTCGGGTTCTCCGCCGGGTTGCCCTTTCTGTTGGTGTTTTCTACTTTGTCTGCGTGGCTACGGGACGAGAACGTAGATCGTTCCACTATCGGCTTTTTTAGTTGGGTCGGTATCATGTTTTCCATCAAGGTATTCTGGTCGCCAGTGGTGGACAGACGCAGTATACCGTGGCTCAGCAAAAAGCTTGGTCAGCGCCGTAGCTGGATGCTGTTGGCGCAAATGGGCATTATGCTGGCGTTGGCTGCGATGGCTATGACCGATGTAACCAAAGAGCTTACCTTGCTGGCCCAATTGGCTGTGTGTGTGGCTTTCCTATCCGCTACCCAGGATATCTGTATTGACGCTTACCGGATCGAATCAGCGGGTAACGAGATGCAGGCCAACATGGCGGCCACGTACATATTCGGCTACCGGATTGCCATGTTGGTGGCCGGTGCGGGCACGTTTTATTTGGCGGATTGGGTCGACTGGCGCTTCGCCTATTTGGTGATGGCAGCGTTGATGTCGGTGGGTGTCATCTGCACCTTGCTAGTGAGTGAGCCACTGGTGAATATTGACCGCGGCACGATGGAGCTGGAAAACGAAGTCATGCAGGTGGCCAAACGGGTTCCGGCGATTCCCTATCTCTTGCCCCGATACCGCGTGGAGTGGTTTCTTGGGGCGGTCGTGACACCTTTCGTGGAATTCTTTAGGCGAAATGGAGCCTATGCCTTAGTCATTTTGCTGTTTATATCGGTGTTCAGAATCAGTGACATAACCATGGGGGTGATGGCAAACCCGTTCTACCTGGACATAGGTTACAGCAAGTCAGAAATCGCCTCTGTGGCCAAGTTTTTTGGTTTCTTTATGACGATTGCCGGCTCGATTCTGGGTGGCGTCTTGGTGGCCCATTTCGGGCTGTTTCGCCCCTTGATTCTGGGCGCCGTACTGGTAGCGCTGACTAACCTGCTTTTTTCCTGGATGGCGGGACAGCCCAAAGATTTGGCTTTTCTGGCAACGGTGATCAGCGCCGATAACCTGTCAGGAGGGATATCAAACGTGGTATTTATTGCCTACTTGTCTAGTCTTACTAACAGGCACTACACCGCAACTCAATATGCGTTGTTCAGCTCCCTAATGACCTTGCCTGGCAAGTTCATTGGCGGATTTTCCGGGGTAATGGTGGATGCACACGGTTATGAGTGGTTTTTTGTTTACGCTGCGCTACTCGGGACGCCGGCCGTTATGCTCGCTATCTATCTGATGTATCGAGAGAAAATAGGAATGGCTAAGGTGTCCATAGATACTGTTTGA
- a CDS encoding FAD-dependent oxidoreductase codes for MITNTADVREGDVLESEIVIVGAGAAGIPMALDFAEAGFSVLLLESGESDQSDDMQALYSGTVTDRALHNPPETYRQRRLGGTTAIWGGRCVPFDPIDFEQRPYVNFSGWPITSDQLTPYYQRANDWLEAGISDYDARTALAPGTPEQILGLESERIHTNSLERFSRPTNLFIRYKRRLELQVGLRVVSGANCTGIRLTEQGETVDRLDFQTMTGKRFSVKGGTYILSVGGIETARLLLASNDIHPEGVGNKHDVVGRYYQCHIAGNVGKLTFSGPIESIHHGYDISPEGIYCRRRIMLNEEEQRRLKVNNVALRLHFPKIIDPSHKNGVLSSLYIMRWFIRYEYAVRLKDGNEQGILHYLKHIINILSTPFDTLTFAFNWVRKRNLASRKFPSVILTNKSNLFSLEVHGEQEPNPESRITLIDETDALDMPKINIDWRYTQQDISSVRKTMQVFADELERAGVGKLEIDDESFEAELMRFGAYGGHHIGTARMGADPETSVVNENCQVHGLNNLYIASSAVFPTSSQANPTLTLLALGLRLVNHITLNSKSTHQKQRHSA; via the coding sequence ATGATTACAAACACTGCAGATGTTCGTGAAGGAGATGTGCTGGAGTCAGAAATTGTGATAGTCGGAGCTGGTGCGGCGGGCATTCCAATGGCGCTGGATTTCGCTGAAGCTGGTTTTAGTGTATTGCTTCTTGAGTCGGGTGAGTCAGACCAGAGCGACGACATGCAGGCACTTTACTCAGGAACCGTAACTGACAGAGCACTGCACAATCCCCCTGAAACTTATCGGCAACGACGCTTAGGTGGAACGACCGCGATATGGGGAGGGCGCTGTGTACCATTTGACCCGATAGACTTTGAGCAAAGACCTTATGTTAATTTTAGTGGCTGGCCAATTACCTCTGATCAGTTGACACCCTATTACCAGCGAGCTAATGACTGGCTTGAAGCCGGCATCTCAGATTATGACGCCAGGACCGCATTGGCGCCAGGAACACCCGAGCAGATTTTGGGGTTGGAATCAGAACGGATACATACCAACAGTCTTGAGCGATTCTCGAGGCCAACGAATCTTTTCATAAGGTATAAAAGGCGACTGGAATTACAGGTAGGTTTACGCGTAGTCAGTGGCGCGAACTGCACTGGGATTCGACTCACTGAACAAGGTGAGACAGTTGATCGGCTTGACTTCCAAACCATGACAGGCAAGCGGTTTTCAGTTAAGGGGGGAACCTATATTCTATCTGTAGGTGGGATCGAAACTGCTCGATTGTTGCTGGCGTCTAACGATATCCACCCCGAAGGCGTCGGAAACAAACACGATGTTGTAGGACGCTACTATCAATGTCATATTGCAGGTAACGTAGGCAAGCTGACTTTCTCCGGGCCGATAGAGTCAATTCATCATGGCTATGATATATCACCCGAAGGTATTTATTGTCGACGTAGAATTATGTTGAATGAAGAAGAGCAGCGGCGTTTAAAGGTGAATAACGTTGCGCTTCGGCTGCACTTCCCGAAAATAATTGATCCTTCCCATAAGAACGGCGTGCTTTCTTCCCTCTATATCATGAGATGGTTTATCCGCTACGAATATGCGGTTCGGTTAAAAGATGGTAACGAGCAAGGTATACTCCATTATCTGAAGCATATAATAAATATACTATCCACGCCGTTTGATACTCTGACATTTGCGTTTAACTGGGTGCGAAAAAGGAATTTGGCATCAAGAAAGTTTCCTTCCGTTATTCTTACGAATAAAAGTAATTTATTTAGCCTCGAAGTGCATGGTGAGCAGGAACCAAATCCTGAAAGCCGGATAACCTTAATTGACGAGACGGATGCTCTGGATATGCCAAAAATTAATATTGATTGGCGGTATACCCAGCAAGATATTAGTTCGGTACGTAAGACAATGCAGGTATTTGCCGATGAGCTAGAACGGGCAGGAGTAGGTAAACTTGAAATTGATGACGAGAGCTTCGAAGCAGAGTTGATGCGATTTGGGGCTTATGGCGGGCATCATATCGGAACGGCGAGAATGGGGGCCGACCCGGAAACGAGTGTGGTCAATGAAAATTGTCAGGTCCATGGGCTGAACAACCTGTATATTGCAAGTAGCGCGGTGTTTCCAACTTCCAGCCAGGCAAATCCAACGCTTACGCTTTTAGCCCTCGGTTTACGATTGGTTAATCACATTACCTTGAATTCAAAAAGTACGCATCAGAAACAGAGGCACTCTGCATAG
- a CDS encoding WecB/TagA/CpsF family glycosyltransferase, with translation MTGSPSKSLFEANIISDSTYVRSMKEAYYNLSMNRLNTSEFFDQLRAEMATGGQVVVNFVNAHCFNIAQVDMEYRKALNSSTFVLNDGVGIQIGASLLGFRFQENMNGTDLIPKILSTPKLCEKGVYLLGAKPEVVAKASREIQARCPQAPVVGYSDGYFKDTDEILKKINDSGAQVLIVAMGVPMQELWVENNRHALPGVRLIVSGGAIFDFLTGTVARAPVWIQKAGFEWLFRLAQEPRRLFRRYAVGNVVFLFKVLKLRIKMSRPIGDG, from the coding sequence ATGACTGGTTCTCCATCGAAGAGTCTATTTGAAGCAAACATAATTAGTGATTCCACGTATGTCAGAAGTATGAAAGAAGCCTATTACAACCTATCAATGAATAGGCTAAACACTTCTGAATTTTTTGACCAACTGCGTGCTGAAATGGCAACCGGTGGCCAGGTCGTGGTGAATTTCGTGAATGCGCATTGTTTCAACATTGCTCAGGTTGACATGGAATACCGCAAAGCATTGAATTCAAGTACTTTTGTTCTGAATGACGGCGTCGGAATTCAAATCGGAGCCAGCCTACTTGGATTTCGATTCCAGGAAAACATGAATGGCACAGATCTGATACCGAAGATTTTGAGCACCCCTAAATTGTGCGAAAAGGGTGTATATTTGTTGGGTGCCAAGCCTGAAGTCGTTGCCAAGGCTAGCCGGGAAATCCAGGCACGATGCCCTCAAGCACCAGTGGTAGGGTATTCTGATGGCTATTTTAAGGATACGGACGAAATTCTTAAGAAGATTAATGATAGCGGCGCCCAGGTCCTGATTGTTGCAATGGGCGTTCCGATGCAGGAGTTATGGGTCGAGAATAACCGTCATGCACTGCCCGGTGTCCGATTGATTGTTTCCGGTGGCGCTATTTTTGACTTTCTTACCGGTACGGTAGCAAGGGCTCCGGTCTGGATTCAAAAGGCTGGCTTCGAATGGTTGTTTCGCCTGGCACAAGAGCCCAGACGGTTGTTCAGGCGGTATGCTGTGGGCAATGTCGTGTTTTTGTTTAAAGTGTTGAAACTGCGTATTAAAATGTCGCGTCCGATTGGTGATGGTTAA
- a CDS encoding NAD-dependent epimerase/dehydratase family protein gives MKVLVLGGAGFLGQVIVKRLLEQEGCSPIIASRGPGPSQGAEAISLNALDREHLARVVSDVDCVVNCVTGSKQTIIETSVSLVDVLQNSKHKPKCVHMSTMSVYGGQEGLVAESAATQADIGWYGEAKIAAERAFSSYVSQGGTVYILRPGCIYGPGSQLWTDRIGKLLSSARLGDLAEAGDGWSNLVHVDDVAAATLSCIRDSENSGEFIFNLAAPDSPRWNRYFQDFALALDATPLQFLHSRTLAVETKIIAPPIKVLERISGKFRMRSDWLPESIPPSLCRLWGQHIKLDSRSIEDVFGFRWVPYSRGVEESAEYFKNRFGS, from the coding sequence ATGAAAGTATTAGTTCTGGGGGGCGCGGGATTTTTGGGGCAGGTAATCGTAAAAAGATTACTTGAACAAGAAGGGTGTAGTCCAATTATCGCGTCAAGAGGGCCGGGGCCTTCGCAGGGTGCAGAAGCGATCTCACTTAATGCACTAGACAGGGAGCATCTGGCTCGGGTCGTTTCCGATGTTGACTGTGTGGTGAATTGCGTAACAGGGTCTAAACAAACCATAATTGAAACTTCGGTATCGCTTGTTGATGTACTTCAGAACAGCAAGCATAAACCTAAGTGTGTCCATATGAGTACAATGTCGGTGTACGGAGGGCAGGAAGGGCTGGTCGCAGAATCCGCTGCAACGCAGGCTGATATTGGCTGGTATGGCGAAGCTAAAATTGCTGCTGAAAGGGCTTTTAGCTCTTATGTTTCACAGGGTGGCACAGTATATATACTGAGGCCGGGATGTATCTACGGGCCTGGTAGTCAGCTCTGGACAGACCGAATTGGCAAGCTGTTAAGTTCCGCGCGCCTCGGGGATTTAGCTGAGGCAGGAGATGGCTGGTCAAACCTGGTTCATGTTGACGATGTCGCAGCTGCCACATTATCCTGCATTAGGGATTCAGAAAATTCGGGAGAGTTTATATTTAATCTGGCCGCACCTGACAGTCCGCGCTGGAATCGGTATTTTCAGGATTTTGCACTGGCATTAGACGCTACTCCTCTGCAATTTTTACATTCCAGGACATTAGCGGTCGAGACTAAAATAATAGCTCCACCAATTAAAGTTCTAGAGCGCATTTCAGGAAAATTCCGGATGCGGAGCGATTGGCTTCCTGAAAGTATTCCGCCTTCATTGTGTAGACTCTGGGGACAGCATATTAAATTGGATAGCCGAAGTATTGAAGACGTTTTCGGCTTTAGATGGGTGCCTTATTCCCGGGGTGTTGAAGAGAGTGCAGAATACTTCAAGAATCGGTTTGGATCGTAA
- a CDS encoding glycosyltransferase, giving the protein MNKLNFSNPANASLLSIIIPVYKDLAGLSDTIGSIKACHGVPGFELEIIVVNDGADPDISQFCRTEKLVEVSINPNRGSYFARNRGIECSHGSLIGFVDADIFVDRQWIVNAVQKLDTHDYVGGSIQVIREGVSETVADYQQLIDFNTRWHMSSIHYAPTANVWVRRSLLEKLGGFEESLFSGGDMEMGRRVYDEGSLQQTYADEVVVRHPPRDLKGLFAKSKRLAYGHNVIGNASKLQSEFTLIQSVKRNLSKGDDSRKLPILVNILRVTLYAHRLLFKVYYKHFLKDAEFQTVVNGTTKVDMHDYR; this is encoded by the coding sequence ATGAATAAATTGAACTTTAGTAACCCAGCTAACGCCAGTCTTTTAAGCATTATAATTCCGGTGTATAAAGACTTGGCAGGCCTGAGTGACACCATAGGTTCAATTAAAGCGTGCCACGGCGTGCCGGGTTTCGAGCTTGAGATAATCGTGGTAAATGATGGCGCAGATCCTGATATTTCACAGTTCTGCAGGACAGAAAAGCTGGTTGAAGTTAGCATAAATCCCAACCGGGGTTCATATTTTGCCCGGAACAGGGGTATAGAATGCAGTCACGGCTCACTGATCGGCTTTGTCGATGCTGATATATTTGTCGACCGGCAATGGATCGTCAATGCGGTGCAGAAACTGGATACTCATGACTACGTCGGTGGCAGTATCCAGGTCATTCGTGAGGGTGTTAGTGAGACGGTTGCCGATTATCAACAGTTGATAGATTTTAATACCCGGTGGCATATGAGCTCCATTCATTATGCGCCTACTGCAAATGTCTGGGTTCGGCGAAGTCTGCTGGAGAAGCTCGGAGGTTTTGAAGAAAGCCTGTTTTCAGGTGGTGATATGGAGATGGGGCGGCGTGTGTATGACGAAGGCTCGTTACAGCAAACCTATGCAGACGAAGTGGTTGTGCGCCACCCTCCACGTGACCTTAAGGGGCTATTTGCCAAAAGCAAGCGCTTAGCCTATGGGCACAATGTCATTGGTAATGCGTCAAAGCTACAATCGGAGTTCACTTTGATTCAGTCAGTCAAACGTAATCTCTCAAAAGGTGACGATAGTCGAAAATTACCAATTCTGGTGAATATTTTAAGGGTTACTTTGTACGCACATCGTCTATTATTTAAAGTCTACTACAAGCATTTTCTTAAGGATGCTGAGTTTCAAACTGTAGTTAACGGGACTACTAAAGTAGATATGCATGATTATCGTTGA
- a CDS encoding glycosyltransferase family 4 protein, producing MKPKKHVAYLVPEYPVVSETFVYREIRVLISLGYPISTYALRENPDSFDVYKDGLPPAHSIYSKSIVSHICAFLVCLCASPKATFKTLQLFIHDAIELKGWQVKGKLLVQLFASSYLARSLCKKNVDHLHVHFIHSPAQVAMYASSLSGIPFTVTAHATDIYTHGQLLVEKSRRAKSVVTISEFNKKYLESIGVESSKISVIRCILDLPELDQDICRPDSTRGRFVFGSLGRLVRKKGFLTLLRAYKILLELSDEQPLELQIAGSGPQLREIESLIKELGIQNQVKLVGALHQSKVSGWMRNLDCFVLACEQDAKSGDIDGIPVVLMESMSYGIPSISTEVSGVPELVIDQITGLLAAPENPADLAQSMLMMISNVQLRSQMVVRAKSHVFDEFSKETNIERLVEVFET from the coding sequence TTGAAACCGAAAAAACATGTTGCTTATCTAGTTCCGGAATATCCGGTGGTATCCGAGACGTTTGTTTATCGTGAAATTCGAGTGCTGATCTCCCTGGGTTACCCAATATCCACCTATGCGCTTAGAGAGAACCCGGACAGTTTCGATGTGTACAAGGACGGATTGCCACCGGCCCACTCAATTTACTCGAAATCAATAGTGTCGCATATATGCGCATTTTTGGTTTGTCTATGCGCGTCCCCCAAGGCCACATTTAAAACGCTTCAGCTCTTTATCCATGATGCTATTGAGCTAAAAGGTTGGCAGGTAAAAGGGAAGTTGTTGGTGCAGTTGTTTGCTTCCAGTTACTTAGCTAGAAGTCTCTGCAAGAAAAATGTGGATCATCTTCACGTGCATTTCATTCATAGTCCAGCCCAGGTAGCAATGTACGCATCGTCATTGTCTGGTATTCCTTTCACCGTCACAGCGCACGCGACGGACATCTACACCCATGGACAGTTGTTGGTGGAGAAATCCCGGCGAGCCAAGTCCGTCGTAACCATTTCGGAGTTTAATAAAAAGTATTTGGAATCCATTGGAGTAGAATCGTCTAAAATTTCTGTTATCCGATGCATCCTGGATTTGCCCGAGTTAGATCAGGACATTTGTCGACCCGATTCGACGCGAGGGCGATTCGTTTTTGGTAGTTTAGGCAGGTTGGTCCGGAAAAAGGGATTTCTTACATTGTTGCGGGCATATAAAATACTTTTGGAATTAAGTGATGAGCAACCACTCGAATTGCAAATCGCAGGTAGTGGGCCTCAGCTCAGGGAAATCGAAAGCCTGATTAAAGAGCTCGGTATCCAGAATCAAGTTAAATTGGTTGGCGCTTTGCATCAATCCAAAGTGTCGGGTTGGATGCGTAATCTGGACTGTTTTGTCTTGGCGTGTGAACAGGATGCTAAGAGTGGGGACATTGACGGAATTCCTGTCGTTTTGATGGAGTCAATGTCCTATGGCATCCCTTCGATTAGCACGGAAGTTTCCGGAGTGCCTGAGCTGGTGATAGATCAAATTACCGGGTTGTTGGCCGCACCTGAGAATCCAGCCGATTTGGCGCAATCAATGCTGATGATGATATCAAACGTCCAATTGAGGTCTCAGATGGTTGTTCGTGCTAAATCTCACGTCTTTGATGAGTTTTCAAAAGAAACTAATATCGAACGGCTTGTGGAAGTGTTCGAAACCTAA
- a CDS encoding glycosyltransferase family 39 protein, with product MKLIWVHIKSSISEVRQSPLLWVLLGVLFIGLVLRVWGISFGLPNLYHEDEGFEVNRALQLASGSFDFTRIGKGGYFYVLFADFGLLFVFLKLVGMVESAKDFALLFIRDPSYFYLMGRFTTAVIGTLSLFLMYKVGSKVFSRLAGVIAAVLLCVNLLHAQLSHYITVDIPLTCLCLASFIFILRVLEDNKISNYLWAACFIALASMTKMPGFILVFPFFVAHIVRQKSESRNILIAAFDKKWILACILLALVYILGNPGILIYFKSVVLGVFQIYKSQIASSDSSDIGGLNESGEALSPLTFYIDAIFSSMGLVVFVIALVGMLVALLKPKIEAILLLLFGGVFFLALALSADPVLMFPRYVLPIIPVIVLFAAQFIVIVSELLSKHVHLDYSVLSIVFVALLAIGGVRGVIEENMRFSIQDSRTVSRNWIEENVPENATILVEGFTAQSFRGSTPILNSRENIQLAIQHFEETNQPGKAKYFRLELEANTGKRYDLELYNNTNLTDLAGYLSKGVEYIVLRPDYLTKSPKYMETGPQFVESIRNNSTLELVKTFIGESSGGAGPYIELYKVKSIN from the coding sequence ATGAAGCTAATCTGGGTTCATATAAAAAGCAGTATATCGGAAGTGCGACAGTCTCCTTTGTTGTGGGTGTTGCTTGGTGTTTTATTTATTGGCTTAGTGCTTAGAGTGTGGGGTATTTCTTTCGGACTACCTAATCTTTATCACGAGGACGAAGGCTTCGAAGTCAATCGTGCATTGCAGCTGGCTAGCGGTAGTTTTGATTTTACCCGCATAGGAAAAGGTGGATATTTCTATGTGCTATTCGCAGACTTTGGGCTTTTGTTTGTATTCCTGAAGTTGGTTGGAATGGTTGAATCAGCAAAAGATTTTGCTTTGTTGTTTATTCGTGACCCCAGTTATTTCTATTTGATGGGGCGCTTTACTACAGCTGTTATTGGAACATTGAGTTTATTTCTGATGTATAAAGTCGGAAGTAAAGTGTTTTCTAGACTGGCCGGGGTCATAGCCGCGGTGCTTCTCTGCGTCAATTTGCTGCACGCTCAGCTTTCCCATTATATTACAGTGGACATTCCGCTGACCTGTCTTTGTTTGGCTTCTTTTATTTTTATATTGCGGGTTCTGGAAGATAATAAGATCAGCAATTACTTGTGGGCAGCGTGCTTTATTGCATTAGCGTCCATGACTAAGATGCCTGGTTTTATTCTGGTGTTTCCGTTCTTTGTAGCACACATAGTCCGCCAGAAATCTGAAAGCCGAAACATTCTGATAGCTGCTTTTGATAAAAAGTGGATTCTAGCCTGTATTCTTCTCGCTCTTGTTTATATCCTGGGTAATCCGGGAATTTTGATTTATTTTAAAAGTGTAGTTCTTGGTGTTTTCCAGATTTATAAAAGCCAAATAGCTAGCTCGGATTCCTCCGACATTGGTGGCTTAAATGAAAGCGGGGAAGCGCTTAGTCCTTTAACTTTCTACATCGATGCTATTTTTTCTAGTATGGGTCTAGTCGTTTTTGTTATTGCTCTGGTGGGAATGCTGGTTGCGCTTCTAAAACCTAAGATAGAAGCCATATTACTTCTGCTGTTTGGTGGTGTGTTCTTTTTGGCATTAGCACTATCTGCAGATCCTGTTTTGATGTTCCCCAGGTACGTACTTCCTATTATTCCTGTCATCGTTTTATTCGCTGCACAGTTTATTGTGATTGTTTCCGAATTGCTGAGTAAGCATGTGCATTTGGATTATTCGGTTTTATCAATAGTTTTTGTTGCGCTGCTGGCGATTGGTGGTGTAAGAGGGGTAATCGAGGAAAATATGCGCTTTTCAATCCAGGACTCACGTACGGTGTCCCGGAATTGGATCGAGGAAAATGTTCCGGAAAATGCCACAATTTTAGTGGAGGGGTTCACCGCTCAAAGTTTTCGCGGTAGTACACCAATTTTGAATTCAAGAGAAAATATTCAATTGGCGATCCAGCATTTTGAAGAAACAAATCAACCCGGGAAGGCTAAGTATTTCCGGCTCGAATTAGAAGCCAATACTGGAAAACGTTATGATCTGGAATTATATAACAACACTAATTTGACTGATTTGGCAGGGTATCTTTCTAAAGGTGTCGAGTACATAGTGCTTCGTCCCGATTATTTAACCAAGTCCCCTAAATATATGGAAACCGGTCCGCAGTTTGTGGAAAGCATACGCAACAACTCTACGCTGGAACTTGTAAAAACTTTCATCGGTGAGTCATCGGGTGGTGCTGGTCCGTATATTGAACTATATAAAGTAAAAAGCATTAACTAG